The Apium graveolens cultivar Ventura chromosome 6, ASM990537v1, whole genome shotgun sequence genome contains a region encoding:
- the LOC141665406 gene encoding uncharacterized protein LOC141665406 has protein sequence MDALLRTTSRSESLNLFFQHFHESSDTLVEFYSSFESAMDKQCLRQADDEKRSENIPLTDTSMAIKKDASKLHTLELYHRVMEEIKTGFNHTSMTNMSRDDQSRKGYSCHHAFAASHQCCVKKIPDAFVKPHWSKNALKRHSFLGSSQVKDICEDEDKLDSVLNGVHEINTALTKDKEKTPLEGGSHRADKFIAHVPLLDINVLNPNMSRNKGCGSRIKSAQEIATETVK, from the exons ATGGATGCATTACTAAGAACTACTTCAAGGTCTGAAAGTTTAAATTTGTTTTTCCAACACTTTCATGAAAGTAGTGACACATTAGTGGAATTTTATTCGAGCTTTGAGAGTGCTATGGACAAGCAATGTCTTCGACAAGCAGATGATGAAAAGAGATCCGAAAACATTCCACTAACAGACACATCAATGGCTATTAAGAAGGATGCATCTAAACTACATACGTTAGAGCTTTACCATCGTGTCATGGAAGAGATTAAAACAGGTTTCAATCATACTAGTATGACTAATATGTCAAGAGATGATCAGTCACG AAAAGGATATTCGTGCCACCATGCATTTGCTGCTTCACATCAGTGCTGTGTAAAAAAGATTCCAGATGCATTTGTTAAACCACATTGGTCCAAAAATGCACTAAAGCGTCACTCATTCTTAGGGTCATCTCAAGTGAAGGATATTT GTGAAGATGAGGATAAGTTAGATTCAGTACTCAACGGAGTACATGAAATAAATACTGCACTCACTAAAGATAAAGAGAAGACACCTTTAGAAGGAGGATCTCACAGAGCAGATAAGTTCATTGCGCATGTTCCACTGTTGGACATTAATGTTTTAAATCCAAATATGAGTAGGAACAAGGGATGTGGGAGCCGGATAAAGAGTGCTCAGGAGATAGCTACTGAAACAGTAAAGTGA